The following are encoded in a window of Arthrobacter sp. NicSoilB4 genomic DNA:
- a CDS encoding EAL domain-containing protein, with product MKTDPPDPRLHALVEGIVRIAGGDLTTRIPHSGARDDVAAVIAGINLMADDLQTIYQELEERVESRTAMLREAQVELERMALTDPLTQLANRTALNSVLSHALAETSRGEMPPALLVLDLDSFKGINDTLGHSAGDDVLRVISKRLQDAVRDTDTVARLGGDEFAVMLPKSNLVRARRVANRILKALGESLEIGDLRITCGTSIGLRVAEPGQSVDDLVMEADTAMYAAKAQPHSSIKVFEPALLYARRLQSVMITEMREAILQDQLTLHYQPVVELATGKIEGVEALVRWNHPERGLLMPDSFIPLAEETGMIVDLGHWVLRNAVRQLRRWQQDLNVDADFNVRVNISTTELQNLDLIEHVRDILHETGVDAANLIVELTESMAVNGGDVDRYSLSGLRRLGVQLEIDDFGTGYSSISYLRKLPVNVVKIDKSLIDGLGTDTEQSKFVEAVLHLIHACGLKAVAEGIETAEQAAELVRLGCSSGQGYYFGRPVPASDIDARIGQGSR from the coding sequence GTGAAGACTGATCCGCCGGACCCCCGACTGCATGCCCTCGTCGAAGGCATCGTCCGCATCGCAGGAGGCGACCTGACCACCAGGATTCCCCATTCCGGTGCCAGGGACGACGTCGCCGCGGTCATTGCCGGGATCAACCTGATGGCCGACGACCTGCAGACCATTTACCAGGAACTTGAGGAACGCGTCGAAAGCCGAACGGCGATGCTGCGCGAAGCGCAGGTCGAGCTCGAGCGGATGGCGCTGACTGACCCGCTCACCCAGCTCGCCAACAGGACGGCGCTCAACTCCGTCCTGAGCCACGCCCTTGCCGAAACGTCCCGGGGCGAAATGCCGCCGGCACTGCTGGTCCTCGACCTGGACTCCTTCAAGGGCATCAACGACACTCTGGGACACAGCGCCGGCGACGACGTCCTCCGGGTGATCTCGAAGCGGCTGCAGGACGCAGTCCGGGACACAGACACAGTCGCGCGCCTCGGCGGCGACGAATTCGCCGTCATGCTGCCGAAGTCCAACCTTGTCCGGGCACGCCGGGTCGCCAACAGAATCCTCAAGGCGCTCGGCGAGAGCCTGGAAATCGGGGATCTGCGCATCACCTGCGGTACCAGCATCGGACTGCGGGTGGCGGAGCCCGGGCAGTCCGTCGACGACCTGGTCATGGAAGCAGACACCGCGATGTACGCGGCCAAGGCCCAGCCGCACAGCAGTATCAAGGTGTTCGAGCCGGCCCTGCTCTACGCCCGCCGGCTGCAGAGCGTCATGATCACCGAAATGCGCGAGGCGATCCTCCAGGACCAGCTCACGCTGCACTACCAGCCGGTTGTGGAACTGGCCACCGGCAAGATCGAAGGCGTTGAGGCGCTGGTGCGCTGGAACCACCCGGAGCGCGGCCTCCTGATGCCAGATTCCTTCATCCCGCTGGCTGAAGAGACGGGGATGATCGTGGACCTCGGCCACTGGGTGTTGAGGAACGCGGTGCGCCAGCTGCGGCGCTGGCAGCAGGACCTGAACGTGGACGCCGACTTCAACGTCCGCGTCAACATCTCGACCACCGAGCTGCAGAACCTCGATCTGATTGAACACGTCCGCGACATCCTGCACGAAACAGGCGTGGACGCCGCCAACCTCATCGTGGAGTTGACGGAGTCCATGGCCGTCAACGGAGGGGACGTGGACAGGTATTCCCTCAGTGGGCTGCGGCGGCTGGGTGTGCAGCTCGAAATCGACGACTTCGGCACCGGCTATTCGTCCATCAGCTACCTACGGAAACTGCCGGTCAACGTGGTCAAGATCGACAAGAGCCTGATCGACGGTCTGGGCACCGACACGGAGCAGAGCAAGTTCGTCGAGGCGGTGCTGCACCTGATCCACGCCTGCGGGCTTAAGGCTGTGGCCGAGGGCATCGAGACGGCGGAACAAGCCGCGGAGCTGGTCCGGCTGGGCTGCTCAAGCGGCCAGGGCTACTACTTCGGCAGGCCCGTTCCGGCGTCTGACATCGACGCGAGGATAGGGCAGGGGAGCCGGTAG
- a CDS encoding inositol monophosphatase family protein: MTELGKHRLGRHSSAELNPALDDYQLAEALVREAGTLALLMRQAGLEGRQKTSVSDVVTAADHAAEAYVLEQLQRCRPDDGILGEEGASVDGTSGRTWVIDPVDGTYNFLHGSTYWCSAIALKDSSGVVLGGIFQPEEDKLWLGGTGRASTLNGERLTTFRSNGAPGTGRSDTPLSELGAATYIHPTWLADPMCAMPWHAAATSAAALRMFGSGSCDLSRVADGELGCWFQHSCPEWDWLPGKAIVLAAGGAADVVRVNGLDWFVAGGTTAVRHLRAALESGSVR, from the coding sequence GTGACCGAACTAGGAAAGCACCGGCTCGGCCGGCACAGCTCCGCTGAACTCAACCCCGCCCTGGACGACTACCAGCTCGCCGAGGCCCTCGTGCGCGAGGCCGGGACCTTGGCGCTCCTCATGCGTCAGGCCGGTCTGGAAGGCCGCCAAAAGACATCGGTTTCCGACGTCGTCACCGCCGCGGACCACGCCGCCGAGGCATATGTGCTGGAACAGCTCCAGCGCTGCCGGCCCGACGACGGCATCCTGGGCGAGGAGGGCGCCTCCGTCGACGGCACCAGCGGCCGGACCTGGGTTATCGACCCCGTGGACGGGACCTACAACTTCCTGCATGGATCCACCTACTGGTGCTCGGCTATTGCCCTCAAGGACTCCTCCGGTGTGGTGCTCGGCGGGATCTTCCAGCCTGAGGAAGACAAGCTCTGGCTCGGCGGAACAGGCCGTGCCTCAACGCTCAACGGTGAACGGCTGACCACTTTCCGCTCGAACGGTGCCCCGGGCACGGGCCGCTCCGACACGCCCCTGTCCGAACTCGGTGCCGCGACCTACATCCACCCCACCTGGCTCGCCGACCCGATGTGCGCGATGCCGTGGCACGCCGCCGCCACCTCCGCCGCCGCGCTGCGGATGTTTGGCTCCGGCTCCTGCGACCTCAGCCGCGTGGCCGACGGCGAACTGGGGTGCTGGTTCCAGCACAGCTGCCCGGAATGGGACTGGCTGCCCGGGAAAGCCATCGTCCTCGCGGCCGGCGGCGCGGCCGACGTCGTCCGGGTGAATGGCCTCGACTGGTTCGTCGCCGGAGGCACGACGGCGGTCCGTCACCTGCGCGCCGCCCTCGAATCCGGCTCCGTCCGGTAG
- the pcrA gene encoding DNA helicase PcrA, producing MDMLFDPYADGPFQAASTTAARTKTPAGHGMAALDSAHGAGPKGGHGDNPSGEPDHHRLPGAAELLEGLNPQQEEAVKHAGSALLIVAGAGSGKTRVLSNRIGYLIATRRAHHGEILAITFTNKAAAEMRERVEALVGPRAKTMWVSTFHSSCVRILRREAKNVGLNSNFSIYDSADSLRLITLVAKNLDLDPKRFAPKAIQHKISALKNELIDADSYSSSANYNDPFEQAVAEVFKGYTQRLRQANAMDFDDLIAETVYMFRAFPALAESYRRRFRHVLVDEYQDTNHAQYALVREIVGEGPGAAELTVVGDSDQSIYAFRGADIRNIVEFEKDYPEARTIKLEQNYRSTQTILSAANSVIARNPNRPEKRLWTAEGDGEKIVGYVGENEHDEAQFIAKEIDRLQDEGDLRPGDVAIFYRTNAQSRSIEDVLVRVGLPYKVVGGTRFYERKEIKDALAYLRVLVNPDDDVNLRRILNEPKRGIGDRAEGAVASLAQRDRISFMAAARRADEAPGMATRSVNAVQGFVKLLDDLAEVASGSGAAAALEAVLEQTGYLATLRSSTDPQDESRVENLAELVAVVREYERDNPEGSLGAFLEGVSLVADADQIPDAPAGSPDQLAAAVAEAKRLGVVTLMTLHTAKGLEFPVVFLTGMEHGLFPHQRSATDPKELAEERRLAYVGLTRARKRLYLTRSEVRSMWGQSQYNPASQFIEEIPAELVEWKREGSTRQTGGWGSGASIGSSRYGGSFWGAGTARGTEASPSAGFNADVPAAIAKNRVQPQKEVVAVSVGDKVNHTSFGNGTVLAVEGAGDKTVAKVKFSVGEKRLLLRYAPLTKLDA from the coding sequence ATGGATATGTTGTTTGACCCTTACGCCGACGGACCCTTCCAAGCTGCCTCGACCACGGCGGCGCGCACCAAAACGCCTGCCGGCCATGGGATGGCGGCACTGGATTCTGCCCACGGCGCCGGGCCCAAAGGCGGCCACGGGGATAACCCGTCCGGCGAACCGGACCACCACCGGCTCCCGGGCGCGGCTGAGCTCCTCGAGGGGCTGAACCCGCAGCAGGAGGAGGCCGTCAAGCACGCCGGCAGCGCCCTGCTGATCGTCGCCGGCGCCGGCTCTGGCAAGACCCGCGTGCTCAGCAACCGCATTGGCTACCTGATCGCCACCCGGCGCGCGCACCACGGCGAGATCCTTGCCATCACCTTCACTAACAAGGCCGCCGCCGAAATGCGCGAGCGGGTCGAAGCCCTGGTGGGCCCCCGGGCCAAGACCATGTGGGTGTCCACTTTCCACTCCTCCTGCGTCCGGATCCTGCGCCGCGAAGCCAAGAATGTCGGCCTTAACTCCAACTTCTCGATCTACGACTCCGCGGACTCGCTGCGCCTCATCACGCTTGTTGCGAAGAACCTGGACCTAGATCCGAAGCGCTTTGCCCCCAAGGCCATTCAGCACAAGATTTCCGCTCTCAAGAACGAGCTGATCGACGCCGACAGCTACTCCTCCAGCGCAAACTACAACGACCCCTTCGAACAGGCCGTCGCCGAGGTCTTCAAGGGCTACACGCAGCGCCTGCGCCAGGCCAACGCCATGGACTTCGACGACCTGATCGCCGAAACGGTCTACATGTTTCGCGCCTTCCCCGCGCTCGCCGAATCCTACCGGCGCCGGTTCCGGCACGTCCTGGTCGACGAATACCAGGACACCAACCATGCCCAGTACGCCCTCGTGCGCGAGATCGTCGGCGAAGGCCCCGGCGCGGCTGAGCTGACCGTCGTCGGCGACTCCGACCAGTCCATCTACGCCTTCCGCGGCGCCGACATCCGCAACATCGTGGAGTTCGAGAAGGACTACCCCGAAGCCCGCACCATCAAGCTCGAGCAGAACTACCGCTCCACCCAGACGATCCTCAGCGCCGCCAACTCGGTCATCGCCCGCAACCCCAACCGGCCGGAGAAGCGGCTGTGGACAGCGGAAGGCGATGGCGAGAAGATCGTCGGCTACGTGGGCGAGAACGAACACGACGAAGCCCAGTTCATCGCCAAGGAAATCGACCGCCTGCAGGACGAGGGCGACCTCCGCCCCGGCGACGTCGCCATCTTCTACCGCACTAACGCCCAGTCACGCTCCATCGAGGATGTCCTGGTCCGCGTCGGGCTTCCGTACAAGGTGGTCGGCGGGACCCGGTTCTACGAGCGCAAGGAAATCAAGGACGCGCTCGCCTACCTGCGAGTACTGGTCAACCCCGACGACGACGTCAACCTCCGCCGCATCCTGAACGAGCCCAAACGCGGCATCGGCGACCGGGCCGAGGGGGCCGTGGCATCACTCGCGCAGCGCGACAGGATCTCGTTTATGGCCGCGGCCCGCCGCGCCGACGAGGCTCCCGGCATGGCCACCCGCTCCGTTAACGCGGTCCAGGGCTTCGTGAAATTGCTCGACGACCTGGCCGAGGTGGCCTCCGGATCCGGGGCTGCTGCAGCCCTGGAGGCTGTCCTCGAACAGACCGGCTACCTCGCAACCCTTCGCTCCAGCACGGATCCGCAGGACGAGTCCCGGGTGGAGAACCTCGCCGAACTCGTCGCCGTCGTGCGGGAATACGAGCGGGACAACCCCGAAGGTTCCCTCGGTGCCTTCCTGGAAGGCGTCTCCCTCGTGGCCGACGCCGACCAGATCCCGGACGCCCCCGCGGGCAGCCCCGACCAGTTGGCCGCCGCCGTCGCCGAAGCCAAGCGGCTGGGCGTGGTCACCCTGATGACCCTGCACACCGCCAAGGGGCTGGAATTTCCGGTGGTGTTCCTGACCGGTATGGAGCACGGGCTGTTCCCGCACCAGCGCTCCGCCACCGACCCCAAGGAACTGGCCGAGGAACGCCGGCTGGCCTACGTCGGGCTGACCCGGGCCCGGAAGCGCCTGTACCTGACCCGCTCCGAGGTGCGCAGCATGTGGGGCCAGAGCCAGTACAACCCGGCCAGCCAGTTCATCGAGGAAATCCCGGCCGAGCTCGTGGAATGGAAGCGTGAGGGCTCCACCCGCCAGACCGGCGGCTGGGGGAGCGGCGCGTCCATCGGCTCGAGCCGGTACGGCGGATCCTTCTGGGGAGCCGGCACGGCGCGCGGCACGGAGGCCAGCCCCTCGGCCGGCTTCAACGCCGATGTTCCGGCGGCCATCGCCAAGAACCGGGTCCAGCCGCAGAAGGAGGTCGTCGCCGTCAGCGTGGGAGACAAGGTCAACCACACGAGCTTCGGCAACGGCACCGTGCTGGCCGTCGAGGGGGCGGGAGACAAGACCGTCGCCAAGGTGAAGTTCAGCGTCGGCGAGAAGCGGCTCCTGCTCCGCTACGCCCCGCTGACAAAGCTCGACGCCTGA
- a CDS encoding nucleotide disphospho-sugar-binding domain-containing protein — translation MKILLASQAIAGHFNPMTGIGVRLKDEGHEVGWYTGGTLAGRLDELGIPHYPFERAVEHTGENLNELYPERARLKGPMAIRFDGERIFASNVTNFFEDIRDVHQRFPFDAVVMDNTMFIQRLVAVVLGKPVVSFVPIGNMESDPLVPPMFFGFAPARTPADKVLHAGARLVSDQFVTKPARTSYARQLQGYGLNTRRGTPITDETYLWSHAIIQTGTASLDFPRRRVNPKVHYVGALLPHRPAAADSPVSAAPAAATHRHTVVVTQGTVDNRDPEKLIIPAIEALKDTDSLIIVATGGANTDELRRRYPQPNVVVEDYVDFARVFPATDVFVTNGGFGGVLLSLSHGVPLVAAGINEGKSDVNARVEYAGVGVNLKTETPSTAAIRSAVDTVLGDPAWRARAQAMQGQFEAEDSLGAAVDVIIATAGGGTPGLGIRDEGTPGVVG, via the coding sequence GTGAAAATTCTGTTGGCCAGCCAGGCGATCGCCGGACACTTCAACCCCATGACGGGCATCGGTGTCCGGCTGAAGGACGAGGGCCACGAGGTCGGCTGGTACACCGGCGGCACGCTTGCCGGCAGGCTGGACGAGCTGGGCATCCCGCACTACCCGTTCGAACGCGCTGTTGAGCACACGGGCGAGAACCTCAATGAGCTCTACCCGGAGCGCGCCCGGCTCAAGGGCCCGATGGCCATCCGCTTCGACGGCGAACGGATTTTCGCGAGCAACGTCACCAATTTCTTCGAGGACATCAGGGACGTCCACCAGCGCTTCCCCTTCGACGCCGTCGTTATGGACAACACCATGTTCATCCAGAGGCTCGTGGCGGTGGTGCTGGGCAAGCCGGTGGTCAGCTTCGTCCCCATCGGCAACATGGAAAGCGACCCGCTGGTGCCGCCGATGTTCTTCGGCTTCGCGCCCGCACGGACCCCGGCCGACAAGGTCCTCCATGCCGGCGCCCGCCTGGTCTCGGACCAGTTCGTCACCAAGCCGGCGCGAACCAGCTACGCGCGGCAACTGCAGGGCTACGGCCTCAACACCCGGCGGGGGACCCCCATCACCGACGAGACTTACCTGTGGTCCCATGCGATCATCCAGACGGGCACGGCGTCGCTGGATTTTCCGCGGCGGCGCGTCAACCCGAAGGTCCACTACGTCGGCGCGCTGCTGCCTCACCGGCCGGCCGCAGCCGACAGTCCGGTGTCCGCCGCGCCGGCGGCCGCAACGCACCGCCATACCGTGGTCGTCACCCAGGGAACTGTGGACAACAGGGACCCCGAAAAACTGATAATCCCCGCCATCGAGGCGCTGAAGGACACCGATTCCCTCATCATCGTGGCGACCGGCGGCGCGAACACTGATGAACTGCGACGGCGGTATCCGCAGCCCAACGTCGTGGTCGAGGACTATGTCGACTTCGCCCGGGTCTTTCCCGCCACGGACGTCTTCGTCACCAACGGAGGCTTCGGCGGGGTGCTGTTGAGCCTGTCCCACGGGGTCCCGCTCGTGGCGGCGGGCATCAACGAGGGCAAGAGCGACGTCAATGCGCGGGTGGAATACGCCGGAGTCGGCGTCAACCTCAAGACCGAGACACCCAGCACCGCGGCAATCCGCTCCGCCGTCGACACCGTGCTGGGAGATCCGGCCTGGCGCGCCCGGGCGCAGGCCATGCAGGGCCAGTTCGAGGCTGAAGACAGCCTCGGCGCCGCCGTCGACGTCATCATAGCGACCGCCGGCGGCGGGACACCCGGGTTAGGGATACGCGACGAAGGGACACCCGGCGTCGTCGGATGA
- the sucC gene encoding ADP-forming succinate--CoA ligase subunit beta, which yields MDLFEYQARDMFEAHGVPVLAGIVAHTPEEAKAAAEKIGGVTVVKAQVKAGGRGKAGGVKVAKTADEAFEHSTNILGMDIKGHTVHRVMIAQGADIAEEYYFSVLLDRANRNYLAMCSVEGGMEIEQLAVERPEALAKIAIDPAVGIDQAKADEIVAAAGFAEELRGKVAGVILKLWDVFKKEDATLVEVNPLVLTGAGDIVALDGKVSLDENADFRHPKHAHLEDKDAADPLEAKAKAQDLNYVKLDGSVGIIGNGAGLVMSTLDVVAYAGENHGNVKPANFLDIGGGASAEVMAAGLDVILGDPQVKSVFVNVFGGITACDAVAKGIVGALAELGHSANKPLVVRLDGNNVEEGRRILAEANHPLVTLAATMDEGADKAAELANAAK from the coding sequence GTGGACCTGTTTGAATACCAGGCGCGCGATATGTTCGAGGCGCACGGTGTACCCGTGCTTGCTGGCATCGTGGCGCACACCCCTGAAGAAGCAAAGGCAGCTGCCGAAAAAATCGGCGGCGTAACTGTCGTAAAGGCACAGGTCAAGGCCGGAGGCCGCGGCAAGGCCGGCGGCGTCAAGGTCGCCAAGACCGCTGACGAGGCGTTTGAACACTCCACCAACATCCTCGGCATGGACATCAAGGGCCACACCGTCCACCGCGTGATGATCGCCCAGGGTGCAGACATCGCCGAGGAATACTACTTCTCCGTCCTCCTGGACCGGGCCAACCGCAACTACCTGGCCATGTGCTCGGTTGAAGGCGGCATGGAAATCGAGCAGCTCGCCGTTGAGCGCCCCGAAGCCCTGGCCAAGATCGCGATCGACCCGGCCGTCGGCATCGACCAGGCCAAGGCCGACGAAATCGTCGCCGCTGCAGGCTTCGCCGAGGAACTGCGCGGCAAGGTCGCCGGCGTCATCCTGAAGCTCTGGGACGTCTTCAAGAAGGAAGACGCCACCCTCGTGGAGGTCAACCCGCTGGTCCTGACCGGCGCCGGTGACATCGTTGCCCTCGACGGCAAGGTCTCCCTCGACGAGAACGCAGACTTCCGCCACCCGAAGCACGCGCACCTTGAAGACAAGGACGCTGCTGACCCGCTCGAGGCCAAGGCCAAGGCGCAGGACCTCAACTACGTCAAGCTGGACGGCTCCGTGGGCATCATCGGTAACGGTGCCGGTCTGGTCATGTCCACCCTCGACGTCGTTGCCTACGCCGGCGAGAACCACGGCAACGTCAAGCCCGCCAACTTCCTGGACATCGGCGGTGGAGCTTCCGCCGAGGTCATGGCAGCAGGCCTCGACGTCATCCTGGGCGACCCGCAGGTCAAGTCCGTCTTCGTCAACGTCTTCGGCGGCATCACCGCCTGTGACGCCGTCGCCAAGGGCATCGTCGGTGCACTGGCCGAGCTGGGCCACTCCGCGAACAAGCCGCTGGTAGTCCGCCTCGACGGCAACAACGTTGAGGAAGGCCGCCGCATCCTGGCCGAGGCCAACCACCCGCTGGTTACCCTGGCCGCCACCATGGACGAGGGCGCCGACAAGGCTGCCGAGCTCGCCAACGCAGCGAAGTAG
- the sucD gene encoding succinate--CoA ligase subunit alpha produces the protein MSIYLNKDSKVIVQGITGGEGTKHTALMLKAGTNVVGGVNARKAGTTVLHGDTEITVFGTVKEAMAETGADVSIVFVPPAFTKDAVVEAIEAGIGLVVVITEGVPVQDSAEFWALAQSKVDANGKQVTRIIGPNCPGIITPGEALVGITPANITGKGPIGLVSKSGTLTYQMMYELRDLGFSTAIGIGGDPVIGTTHIDALEAFEADPETKAIVMIGEIGGDAEERAADYIKAHVTKPVVGYVAGFTAPEGKTMGHAGAIVSGSAGTAQAKKEALEAAGVKVGKTPSETAKLLREVFAAL, from the coding sequence ATGTCTATTTATCTGAACAAGGACTCCAAGGTCATCGTCCAGGGCATCACCGGCGGCGAAGGCACCAAGCACACCGCCCTGATGCTGAAGGCCGGCACCAACGTCGTCGGCGGCGTCAACGCCCGCAAGGCCGGCACCACGGTCCTGCACGGCGACACCGAGATCACCGTCTTCGGCACCGTCAAGGAAGCCATGGCCGAGACCGGCGCCGACGTCTCCATCGTCTTCGTTCCGCCGGCCTTCACCAAGGACGCCGTCGTTGAAGCCATCGAGGCCGGCATCGGCCTGGTCGTCGTCATCACCGAAGGCGTGCCGGTCCAGGACTCCGCCGAGTTCTGGGCACTGGCCCAGTCCAAGGTCGACGCCAACGGCAAGCAGGTCACCCGCATCATCGGACCGAACTGCCCCGGCATCATCACCCCGGGTGAGGCCCTCGTCGGCATCACCCCGGCCAACATCACGGGCAAGGGCCCCATCGGCCTCGTCTCCAAGTCGGGCACCCTGACCTACCAGATGATGTACGAACTGCGCGACCTCGGCTTCTCCACCGCCATCGGCATCGGCGGCGACCCGGTCATCGGCACCACCCACATCGATGCGCTCGAAGCCTTCGAAGCTGACCCGGAGACCAAGGCGATCGTGATGATCGGCGAAATCGGCGGCGACGCCGAAGAGCGTGCCGCCGACTACATCAAGGCACACGTCACAAAGCCGGTTGTCGGCTACGTGGCCGGCTTCACCGCTCCGGAAGGCAAGACCATGGGCCACGCAGGCGCCATCGTCTCGGGTTCCGCGGGCACCGCCCAGGCCAAGAAGGAAGCCCTCGAGGCTGCCGGCGTCAAGGTCGGCAAGACGCCGTCCGAGACCGCCAAGCTCCTGCGCGAGGTCTTCGCAGCCCTCTAG
- a CDS encoding SRPBCC family protein — MTNALKLSVPEGLPFIDCEREFDYPVADVFRAHKEPALVAQWLGPRRLKMDIDHYDFRTGGSYRYTHTGPDGDSYGFNGVFHTVRENDFAIQTFEFDGYADVVSIEFLTFEDLGGGRTLLRAHGVYPSMEARDGMAQSGMEGGLSEGYERLDELLAGAKV; from the coding sequence ATGACCAACGCCCTGAAACTCAGTGTCCCGGAGGGACTGCCCTTCATCGATTGCGAGCGGGAGTTCGATTATCCCGTTGCCGACGTCTTCCGGGCCCACAAGGAGCCTGCCCTGGTCGCCCAGTGGCTCGGCCCGCGGCGGCTGAAGATGGACATCGACCATTACGATTTCCGCACCGGCGGCAGCTACCGGTACACCCACACGGGACCGGACGGCGACTCGTACGGCTTCAACGGCGTCTTCCACACGGTCCGGGAAAACGACTTCGCCATCCAGACCTTCGAGTTCGACGGCTACGCGGATGTGGTCAGCATCGAGTTCCTGACCTTCGAGGATCTTGGCGGCGGCCGCACCCTGCTGAGGGCCCACGGGGTCTATCCCAGCATGGAGGCGCGCGACGGCATGGCGCAGTCCGGCATGGAAGGCGGACTGTCCGAAGGCTACGAGCGGCTCGACGAGCTCCTGGCCGGCGCGAAAGTCTAG
- a CDS encoding metalloregulator ArsR/SmtB family transcription factor, whose protein sequence is MDERDDGMLDSAFLALADPVRRRIISRLSRGPATVNELAEPFAITKQAVSKHIQVLEQAQLVTRTRDAQRRPVHLNPARLEALTAWIGQYRLVREEQFRSLDAVLQSNAAARGTQAKDSSS, encoded by the coding sequence ATGGACGAACGCGACGACGGAATGCTCGACTCGGCGTTCCTGGCACTCGCCGACCCCGTCCGCCGCCGCATCATCTCCCGGCTCAGCCGGGGTCCGGCCACCGTGAATGAACTGGCGGAACCTTTCGCGATCACCAAGCAGGCGGTCTCGAAACACATCCAGGTCCTCGAGCAGGCACAGCTGGTCACGCGCACGCGCGACGCCCAGCGCCGGCCCGTCCACCTGAACCCCGCGCGGCTGGAGGCGCTCACCGCATGGATCGGCCAGTACCGGCTGGTCCGCGAGGAGCAGTTCCGCAGCCTTGACGCCGTGCTCCAATCCAATGCCGCGGCACGCGGCACACAGGCAAAGGATTCATCATCATGA
- a CDS encoding alkaline phosphatase D family protein has translation MTTFTRRQVLRSAGVAAVAGAMAASTPAGAFSASQTGLFGHGIASGDPMPGSVLLWTRVTPTPESLPGSGAGPDVSVSWEVSADAAFTKVVARGTASTGPARDHTVKVVADRLLPATSYWYRFALGEEISPAGRTRTAPAAGAAVDRLKFGVVSCANWQAGYFSSYRHLAARGDLDAVLHLGDYLYEYAPGDYQARDVVVRPHDPAFEMTRLEHYRRRHAQYKTDPDLQALHAAAPFIVTWDDHESANDAWKGGAENHTPGVEGAWSERFAAAHQAYAEWMPVRYEPGGQLYRRLDFGSLASLSMLDLRTYRDQQAANGADPAISSPARTITGAAQMDWLLGNLKSTGPQWKLVGNPVMIAPVRVPSTLSSAELAGVQKLMGGTSISGVPYNVDQWDGYEADRNRVVRHLRDNAVKDTVFLTGDIHSGWACDIPADPASYPATGDSVAAELVCTSVTSDNLDDILNVPPRTGSVGVENAIKAANPHVKYLDFDSHGYSVLDVTAAGVRMDWYVLAERTSAGSGSTLSTSFNVQTTTGKVTPAQGGLA, from the coding sequence ATGACTACCTTTACTCGTCGTCAAGTACTGCGTTCCGCAGGGGTCGCCGCCGTGGCCGGAGCCATGGCCGCCAGCACTCCCGCGGGCGCATTTTCAGCCTCCCAAACCGGCCTCTTTGGCCACGGGATCGCCTCAGGAGATCCCATGCCGGGGAGCGTGCTGCTGTGGACCCGCGTCACGCCCACCCCGGAATCACTACCCGGCAGCGGTGCCGGCCCGGACGTTTCCGTGAGCTGGGAAGTGTCGGCCGATGCAGCCTTCACAAAAGTGGTGGCCCGCGGTACCGCCTCCACCGGCCCGGCCCGCGACCACACCGTCAAGGTCGTTGCAGACCGGCTGCTGCCCGCCACGAGCTACTGGTACCGGTTCGCTCTTGGGGAGGAGATCTCTCCTGCAGGCCGCACGCGGACCGCTCCGGCCGCGGGGGCGGCGGTGGACCGTCTGAAGTTCGGTGTGGTGTCCTGCGCCAACTGGCAGGCGGGCTACTTCTCCTCCTACCGCCACCTGGCCGCGCGGGGCGATCTCGACGCCGTCCTGCACCTTGGTGACTACCTCTACGAATACGCGCCGGGGGACTACCAGGCCCGGGACGTCGTCGTCCGCCCGCACGACCCGGCCTTCGAGATGACCCGGCTGGAGCACTACCGGCGCCGCCACGCCCAGTACAAGACCGACCCCGACCTCCAGGCCCTGCATGCCGCGGCCCCGTTCATCGTGACCTGGGACGACCACGAATCGGCCAACGACGCCTGGAAGGGCGGAGCCGAAAACCACACCCCCGGAGTCGAAGGCGCCTGGAGTGAGCGCTTCGCCGCCGCGCACCAGGCCTACGCGGAGTGGATGCCGGTGCGCTACGAGCCCGGCGGCCAGCTCTACCGCCGGCTGGACTTCGGCTCGCTGGCCAGCCTGTCCATGCTGGATCTGCGCACCTACCGCGACCAGCAGGCCGCCAACGGTGCCGATCCCGCGATCAGCAGTCCCGCCCGCACAATCACGGGCGCCGCCCAGATGGACTGGCTGCTGGGCAACCTCAAGTCCACGGGCCCGCAGTGGAAGCTCGTGGGGAACCCTGTCATGATCGCGCCGGTCCGGGTTCCCTCGACGCTGAGCAGCGCAGAGTTGGCCGGAGTGCAGAAGCTGATGGGCGGGACCAGCATCAGCGGGGTGCCCTACAACGTGGACCAGTGGGACGGCTACGAGGCGGACCGCAACCGCGTGGTCCGCCACCTGCGGGACAACGCCGTGAAGGACACAGTGTTCCTCACCGGCGACATCCACTCCGGCTGGGCCTGCGACATCCCCGCGGATCCGGCCAGCTACCCGGCCACCGGCGATTCCGTGGCCGCGGAACTGGTCTGCACCTCCGTCACGAGCGACAACCTCGACGACATCCTGAATGTTCCGCCCCGGACCGGATCCGTCGGCGTCGAGAACGCCATCAAGGCGGCCAACCCGCACGTGAAGTACCTGGACTTCGACTCGCACGGCTACTCCGTCCTGGACGTGACAGCCGCCGGAGTCAGGATGGACTGGTACGTCCTTGCCGAGCGCACGTCCGCCGGGTCCGGATCCACCCTGTCCACTTCCTTCAATGTTCAAACCACGACGGGCAAGGTCACGCCCGCCCAGGGAGGTCTCGCATGA